One genomic segment of bacterium includes these proteins:
- a CDS encoding class I SAM-dependent methyltransferase: MGLHLAGFDVIGVDIVPRPRYPFRFVQADALRPPFNLSRFDLIWASPPCQAHSAMRTMHNAREHADHIPATRKMLRASGALYIIENVVGAPLENPIMLCGTMFGLGVEDAELRRHRIFETNFPILAPECQHGLRAATLGVYGGHVRNRKRRTIGVYGEGFRDIRRKMDRGVEDFSIEQGRVAMGIDWMTTAEMSQAIPPAYSEYLGRWAISALQERAAA, translated from the coding sequence ATGGGATTGCATCTCGCCGGGTTCGACGTGATTGGCGTCGATATCGTTCCGCGCCCGCGCTACCCGTTTCGGTTCGTCCAGGCAGACGCATTGCGCCCGCCATTCAATCTTTCGCGCTTTGACCTGATATGGGCAAGCCCACCTTGTCAAGCGCACTCCGCCATGCGGACGATGCACAATGCGCGCGAGCACGCAGACCATATTCCCGCCACCAGGAAAATGCTTCGTGCGTCTGGCGCACTCTACATCATAGAGAATGTCGTCGGGGCTCCGCTCGAAAATCCGATCATGCTTTGCGGGACGATGTTCGGGCTCGGCGTCGAAGACGCGGAACTTCGGCGCCATCGAATTTTCGAAACCAACTTCCCCATCCTAGCGCCGGAGTGTCAGCACGGTTTGCGCGCCGCCACCCTCGGTGTTTACGGCGGCCATGTGCGCAATCGCAAGCGTCGAACCATTGGCGTTTACGGAGAGGGCTTCCGAGACATCCGGCGCAAGATGGATCGCGGCGTCGAAGATTTCTCCATCGAACAAGGGCGCGTCGCCATGGGTATCGACTGGATGACGACGGCGGAAATGTCACAGGCGATCCCACCGGCTTACAGCGAATATCTAGGCCGATGGGCGATCTCCGCTCTTCAAGAAAGGGCTGCGGCGTGA